Proteins from a single region of Vibrio sp. DW001:
- a CDS encoding GntR family transcriptional regulator, with protein sequence MVKYLDIYETIRSRIVKSEYKYNEKLPDGTSLANEFNCSELTIKKALDILVKDGLVVRKRGSGSFVKRPLSMRGSKHLYGTKVNAEAQGQKLDTNVLNYSVDPASRFLADRLNCQEGDMLYHIIRVRFIDNEPYAIEETYMPINVISGLSKKHIESSIYQYITEGLHLKIHSSMMEITVIDANEKDAEHLILTVGDKIVNVEQVAYLDDGEIFEYSNVKQVCEKFRFSTNFVKM encoded by the coding sequence ATGGTTAAGTACTTAGATATTTATGAGACAATTAGATCTCGGATAGTCAAGTCGGAATACAAATACAACGAAAAACTACCAGACGGTACCTCACTCGCAAACGAGTTCAATTGTAGTGAACTAACCATTAAAAAAGCGTTGGATATATTAGTTAAAGATGGCCTTGTGGTGAGAAAAAGAGGCTCGGGTTCATTTGTAAAGCGTCCATTAAGTATGCGAGGGTCAAAACATCTCTATGGAACCAAAGTCAATGCAGAGGCGCAGGGACAAAAACTAGACACAAATGTGCTCAATTACAGTGTAGACCCTGCGAGTCGTTTTCTTGCTGATAGGTTAAACTGTCAAGAAGGGGACATGCTCTATCACATAATTCGTGTTCGCTTTATTGACAATGAACCCTATGCCATCGAAGAAACCTATATGCCAATAAACGTAATCTCTGGATTATCTAAAAAACATATAGAGAGCTCAATTTACCAATATATCACTGAAGGTCTTCACCTTAAAATCCACAGCTCTATGATGGAAATTACGGTTATTGATGCTAACGAAAAAGATGCTGAGCATCTAATTCTAACTGTGGGAGACAAGATAGTGAATGTTGAACAGGTCGCTTATCTTGACGATGGTGAGATTTTTGAATACTCGAATGTTAAACAAGTGTGTGAGAAATTTAGATTCTCTACTAATTTTGTAAAGATGTAG
- a CDS encoding glycoside hydrolase family 1 protein, whose protein sequence is MTQYVFPENFLWGAAASGIQTEGITNKANPSIWDRWHEQSPERFYREIGSQVVTDTYHRYKEDVKLMKQVGFNSFRTSIQWSRLIKNYETGEVCEDAVEFYNNYLDEMIANGIEPMMNLYHFDMPAELQERFGGFESKKVVDLYVDYASKAFKLFGNKVKYWITFNEPIVPVEGGYLYDFHYPCKKDGKLAVQVAFNIILAHAKAVHAFNKLGLKKTKIGVVLNLTPSYTRNDSEEDKKAAWYADLLFNRSFLDPMVKNEFPKALCDVLEEQGVTPESTQTERDAITSAKIEFLGVNYYVPRRVKARESEYELDYFTPEVYFENHVNPDGRFNPYRDNNEILPTAIYDIATNVKDNYGNIPWFLAEIGIAMDEESEGEPQNNGIIDDGFRTELMKEHLVQLHKAIEDGANCFGIHQWTFIDNWSWTNSFKRRYGFYRLDLKTGDRIPKKHSVWFKKLATSGSFSD, encoded by the coding sequence ATGACTCAATATGTTTTTCCAGAAAATTTTTTATGGGGTGCGGCGGCATCAGGTATTCAAACTGAAGGTATCACCAACAAGGCAAACCCGTCTATTTGGGATCGTTGGCACGAACAGTCACCAGAACGGTTTTATCGTGAAATTGGCTCTCAGGTTGTGACGGATACCTACCATCGCTACAAAGAAGATGTAAAATTAATGAAACAGGTGGGTTTCAATTCGTTTCGTACCTCTATTCAATGGTCGCGTTTGATCAAAAATTATGAAACGGGTGAAGTCTGTGAAGATGCAGTCGAATTCTACAATAACTACCTCGACGAAATGATTGCTAATGGCATAGAACCTATGATGAATCTGTATCATTTCGATATGCCAGCTGAGCTACAGGAGAGGTTTGGCGGATTTGAGTCAAAGAAAGTGGTTGATCTTTATGTCGATTACGCGTCGAAAGCCTTCAAGCTGTTTGGTAATAAAGTAAAATACTGGATCACGTTCAATGAACCTATTGTTCCTGTTGAAGGTGGCTATTTATATGATTTCCATTACCCATGCAAGAAAGATGGAAAATTGGCTGTGCAAGTCGCGTTTAATATTATCTTAGCGCATGCAAAAGCGGTTCATGCTTTTAATAAACTGGGTTTAAAAAAAACGAAAATTGGTGTCGTACTTAACCTGACGCCTTCATATACTCGTAATGACAGTGAAGAAGATAAAAAAGCAGCGTGGTACGCAGATCTGCTATTTAATCGTAGTTTCTTAGACCCAATGGTGAAGAACGAATTCCCTAAAGCGTTGTGTGACGTATTAGAAGAACAGGGCGTGACACCTGAAAGCACTCAAACTGAACGAGATGCGATTACGTCAGCGAAAATAGAATTTCTAGGTGTTAATTATTACGTACCACGTCGAGTAAAAGCACGGGAATCTGAGTACGAGTTAGATTACTTTACACCAGAAGTGTACTTCGAGAATCACGTTAATCCGGATGGTCGATTTAACCCATACCGCGATAACAATGAGATTTTGCCGACGGCTATCTATGACATCGCCACTAACGTTAAAGACAACTATGGAAATATTCCTTGGTTTTTGGCCGAGATAGGTATTGCTATGGACGAAGAGTCCGAAGGAGAGCCTCAGAACAATGGTATTATTGACGATGGTTTTCGTACTGAACTGATGAAAGAGCATCTTGTTCAATTACATAAAGCGATTGAAGATGGCGCAAATTGCTTCGGAATTCACCAATGGACATTCATTGATAATTGGTCGTGGACGAACTCATTCAAACGTCGCTATGGCTTCTATCGCTTGGATTTGAAAACAGGTGACAGAATTCCTAAAAAGCATAGTGTTTGGTTTAAGAAATTGGCGACGTCTGGTTCGTTTTCAGATTGA
- a CDS encoding NAD-dependent malic enzyme, with translation MNNKSQRPLYIPYAGRALLEAPLLNKGNAFNKEERALFNLDGLLPEAIESIEEQVERAYLQYQSFESDMDKHIYLRNIQDTNETLFYRLVENHITEMMPIIYTPTVGAACENFSNIYRRARGLIISYPNREHIEDMLNNASRNKVKVIVVTDGERILGLGDQGIGGMGIPIGKLALYTACGGISPAYCLPVVLDVGTNNPQRLSDPMYMGWRHPRVSKQDYNAFVDEFIQAVKSRWPEALIQFEDFAQKNAMPLLERYKDEVCCFNDDIQGTAAVSVGSLLAACKAAKSKISEQRIAFLGAGSAGCGIAEAIIAQMVSEGVSDEQARSQVFMVDRWGILTDDMPNLLDFQKKLVQKRAILNEWDTEGNDVSLFEVMKNGKPTVLIGVSGAPGLFSEDIITEMHKHCKRPIVFPLSNPTSRVEALPEDILRWTNGEALVATGSPFDPVVIGDKTYPIAQCNNSYIFPGIGLGVLAARARRVTDEMLMASSRALAECSPLAINGKGALLPPLEDIRDVSVKIAFAVAKKAMEQGVASQRTDERIMQKIKENFWTPDYRPYKRTSF, from the coding sequence ATGAATAACAAAAGCCAACGCCCACTCTATATTCCCTATGCAGGTCGAGCCCTACTAGAAGCACCTTTACTCAACAAAGGTAACGCGTTTAACAAAGAAGAACGCGCTCTATTCAATCTAGATGGTCTGCTTCCTGAGGCGATCGAGTCGATTGAAGAGCAAGTAGAGCGCGCCTACTTACAATACCAAAGCTTCGAATCAGATATGGACAAACATATCTATTTGCGCAACATTCAAGATACAAACGAAACCCTTTTTTACCGCTTGGTTGAAAATCATATCACTGAGATGATGCCGATCATCTACACCCCAACAGTAGGTGCTGCGTGCGAAAATTTCTCTAATATTTATCGCCGTGCTCGCGGATTGATTATCTCTTATCCAAACCGTGAACATATTGAAGATATGCTCAACAACGCTTCTCGTAATAAAGTAAAAGTGATCGTTGTTACCGATGGCGAACGTATTCTCGGGTTAGGTGATCAGGGTATTGGCGGCATGGGTATTCCCATTGGTAAGCTAGCACTTTACACCGCGTGTGGTGGTATTAGCCCTGCTTATTGCTTACCTGTTGTGCTTGATGTAGGTACGAATAATCCACAAAGACTTTCTGACCCAATGTATATGGGTTGGCGTCATCCTCGCGTCAGCAAACAAGACTATAACGCCTTTGTAGACGAATTTATTCAAGCCGTAAAAAGTCGTTGGCCAGAAGCATTAATACAGTTTGAAGATTTTGCTCAGAAAAATGCCATGCCTTTGCTTGAGCGTTACAAAGATGAAGTATGTTGCTTTAATGATGATATTCAAGGTACCGCAGCGGTATCTGTTGGTTCACTATTGGCGGCATGTAAGGCGGCAAAATCTAAAATAAGTGAACAACGTATTGCGTTTTTAGGCGCAGGCTCTGCGGGGTGTGGTATCGCCGAAGCGATTATCGCTCAAATGGTATCCGAAGGGGTTAGCGACGAGCAAGCTCGTTCACAAGTATTTATGGTTGATCGTTGGGGTATCTTAACCGACGACATGCCTAACCTCTTAGACTTCCAGAAAAAACTGGTTCAGAAACGCGCGATTCTCAATGAATGGGATACGGAAGGCAACGATGTATCGCTCTTCGAAGTAATGAAGAATGGTAAACCAACGGTGCTTATTGGTGTCTCCGGTGCACCGGGTCTGTTTAGTGAAGACATCATTACTGAGATGCATAAACACTGTAAACGCCCTATTGTGTTCCCGCTGTCAAATCCAACAAGTCGTGTAGAAGCATTACCCGAAGATATCCTACGTTGGACAAATGGCGAGGCACTCGTAGCGACGGGTAGCCCATTTGATCCTGTTGTCATTGGTGATAAAACCTACCCAATCGCGCAGTGTAATAATAGCTATATATTCCCAGGTATCGGTTTGGGTGTATTGGCAGCAAGAGCTCGCCGAGTAACCGATGAGATGTTAATGGCGTCTAGTCGCGCGTTAGCGGAATGTTCACCGCTGGCCATCAATGGTAAAGGCGCACTCTTACCGCCATTGGAAGATATCCGCGATGTGTCGGTTAAGATCGCATTTGCGGTTGCGAAAAAAGCAATGGAGCAAGGTGTCGCGTCGCAACGTACCGACGAAAGGATCATGCAGAAGATCAAGGAGAACTTCTGGACACCAGATTATCGTCCTTATAAACGTACTTCGTTCTAA
- a CDS encoding YdiU family protein: MKLENTYQQLGTAFYQQIEPIPVIHPVLFLWNAPLAKQLTLPDNVESNAARLFSGNQLLEGSIPIALAYAGHQFGGFSPQLGDGRAHLLGEVLMADNRRLDIQLKGSGQTKYSRRGDGRCAIKPAIREYIMSEAMYALRVPTTRTLAVVTTGEDLYRGLSEPGAVVTRVAQSHIRVGTFQYFAAQGETDSLAKLLDYAIERHYPDIDLTDEHRALVFLDAVIDKQIETIVHWMRVGFIHGVMNTDNVTISGETIDYGPCAMLGIYHPETVFSSIDTNGRYCFGNQPSIMQWNMARLAECLIPLIGGEKNDIMTLLESRILNITDRYQTAYYQMMHNKLGLLEASNNELIDDLLTLLLDNNLDYTQSFIDLTQVLNQDDLSVSGIDSEWIEKWLSQIKQEDRLTSLKLMQQSNPVVIPRNHHVERVLEECKASGNNASALNYLNVLLSPYQEIPETSDYNDLPIDRDVSYQTFCGT; the protein is encoded by the coding sequence GTGAAATTAGAAAATACCTACCAACAGTTAGGCACGGCGTTTTATCAACAAATTGAGCCTATTCCGGTTATACACCCCGTACTTTTTTTATGGAATGCTCCGTTAGCTAAGCAGCTTACGCTGCCAGACAATGTGGAATCTAATGCGGCGCGATTGTTTTCGGGCAACCAGTTATTAGAAGGTTCAATCCCCATCGCATTAGCGTACGCCGGACATCAGTTCGGTGGATTCAGTCCACAGCTTGGTGATGGGCGTGCCCATTTATTGGGTGAAGTACTCATGGCGGATAATCGTCGACTGGACATACAGCTGAAAGGTTCTGGTCAGACGAAGTATTCTCGTCGAGGGGATGGGCGATGCGCGATTAAACCCGCCATCCGAGAATATATAATGAGCGAGGCGATGTATGCATTGAGGGTTCCGACAACCCGTACACTTGCGGTTGTTACGACGGGTGAAGATCTTTATCGAGGGCTATCGGAGCCTGGTGCCGTTGTTACTCGTGTGGCGCAAAGTCACATCAGAGTTGGTACATTTCAATACTTCGCGGCTCAAGGCGAGACAGATTCTCTAGCAAAACTACTCGATTACGCCATTGAAAGACATTATCCAGATATCGACCTAACGGACGAGCATCGGGCTCTTGTTTTCTTAGATGCCGTTATCGACAAGCAGATAGAAACCATTGTGCATTGGATGCGAGTGGGCTTTATTCACGGAGTAATGAATACAGATAATGTGACTATTTCGGGGGAAACCATCGATTATGGTCCTTGTGCCATGTTAGGTATTTATCACCCAGAAACGGTGTTTAGCTCGATTGATACGAATGGACGTTACTGTTTCGGTAATCAGCCTTCAATTATGCAGTGGAATATGGCGCGACTTGCTGAGTGTCTGATACCGCTAATCGGCGGTGAGAAAAACGATATTATGACATTACTCGAAAGTCGGATACTCAATATCACAGATAGATACCAAACCGCCTACTACCAGATGATGCACAATAAACTGGGTTTACTAGAGGCCTCTAACAATGAATTAATTGATGACCTTCTCACTCTATTGCTCGATAATAATTTGGATTACACTCAATCATTTATCGATCTAACTCAAGTGTTGAATCAGGATGATCTGTCCGTTTCTGGGATTGATAGTGAATGGATAGAAAAATGGTTGTCGCAAATAAAACAAGAGGATAGGCTGACCTCATTGAAGCTTATGCAGCAAAGCAATCCCGTTGTTATTCCGCGTAATCATCATGTAGAACGAGTGTTGGAAGAATGCAAAGCGAGTGGAAACAACGCATCTGCTCTCAATTATTTGAACGTTTTGCTGTCTCCTTATCAAGAAATTCCAGAGACTAGTGATTATAATGATCTTCCGATAGACCGTGATGTTAGCTACCAAACCTTTTGCGGTACTTAG
- a CDS encoding M14 family metallocarboxypeptidase, with translation MNEFYPIGKKDQKWGESEKAEWLKQISAKRNYHDEVVTKIVALADRFLVDQYGMLQYGAKTFPLYVLKSLDWDSSKPTVLITGGVHGYETSGVQGALLFLEAEAHHYQDSFNILAVPCVSPWGYEVINRWNALAIDPNRSFYPESPAPESANLLKLIEKYRDSIVVHFDLHETTDSDETEFRRALAARDGVEFVPCSIPDGFYTVGDTENPQTSFQKAVIESVSLVTHIADADSEGNIIGSPITQNGVINYPMKQLGLCGGMTNGMFTTTTEVYPDSDKVTNDDCNRAQVAAISGGLDYVSDWMSKNELY, from the coding sequence ATGAACGAATTTTATCCCATTGGTAAAAAAGACCAAAAATGGGGCGAGTCAGAAAAAGCAGAGTGGCTTAAGCAAATCAGCGCGAAGAGAAACTACCACGATGAAGTGGTCACCAAAATTGTTGCTTTAGCCGATCGTTTTCTGGTCGATCAATATGGCATGTTGCAATATGGTGCAAAAACGTTCCCACTTTACGTTCTAAAAAGCCTTGATTGGGATTCAAGTAAACCAACCGTATTGATTACGGGTGGTGTTCATGGGTATGAAACTAGCGGTGTACAAGGTGCGTTATTATTTTTGGAAGCAGAAGCGCACCACTACCAGGACAGTTTTAACATCCTTGCGGTACCATGTGTTAGCCCGTGGGGTTATGAAGTTATTAACCGGTGGAACGCATTGGCTATCGATCCTAATCGCTCGTTTTATCCTGAGAGTCCGGCTCCAGAGTCAGCAAATCTCCTAAAACTTATTGAAAAATACAGAGACTCGATAGTCGTGCATTTTGACCTTCATGAGACGACGGACAGTGACGAAACGGAATTTCGTAGAGCGTTAGCCGCGAGAGACGGTGTTGAGTTTGTCCCGTGCAGTATTCCAGACGGATTTTACACAGTAGGGGATACTGAGAACCCGCAAACCAGTTTTCAAAAAGCCGTTATTGAATCGGTGAGCCTTGTGACTCATATAGCCGACGCAGATAGTGAGGGGAATATCATTGGGTCACCTATCACTCAAAATGGTGTGATTAACTACCCAATGAAACAACTTGGTTTGTGTGGCGGCATGACAAATGGCATGTTTACCACGACAACCGAGGTGTATCCTGACAGTGATAAGGTGACAAACGACGATTGCAATAGGGCCCAAGTTGCGGCGATCTCTGGTGGTTTGGATTATGTGTCGGATTGGATGAGTAAGAATGAACTATATTAA
- a CDS encoding YkgJ family cysteine cluster protein, whose protein sequence is MKDCNQCGKCCIKYGDGDIWATKDEIDLWEIFNPNIFEYVKNDEIWFDPESGMRLKRCPFLEIVPNKNALAPKKYTCSIYLDRPEDCRHYPSLISEMIRDECEMIEVVDLEKPKQAQLKLDLLMQDSRPPSY, encoded by the coding sequence ATGAAAGATTGTAATCAATGTGGTAAATGTTGTATCAAATACGGGGATGGCGACATTTGGGCGACAAAAGATGAGATTGACCTATGGGAAATATTTAACCCCAACATTTTCGAATACGTTAAGAACGACGAAATTTGGTTCGATCCTGAATCTGGTATGAGACTTAAACGATGCCCTTTTCTTGAAATTGTACCTAATAAAAACGCGCTCGCGCCAAAAAAGTATACATGCAGTATTTACTTAGACAGACCTGAAGATTGTCGTCATTACCCTAGCCTTATTTCTGAAATGATTAGGGATGAATGTGAAATGATTGAAGTTGTAGACTTGGAGAAGCCGAAACAAGCACAATTAAAGCTCGATTTATTGATGCAAGATAGTCGTCCTCCAAGCTACTGA
- a CDS encoding GNAT family N-acetyltransferase, with protein MDIKIDNLESGDVIQLLQEHMQDMLATSPAESVHALDVPALKAPSITFFSARECGQLLGCVAIKELSTTNAEIKSMRTHSHARNSGVASTLLEHVLVVAKKRGYESLSLETGSMAFFKPARKLYIKYGFTPCEPFSNYQSDPNNTFMSIDL; from the coding sequence ATGGACATCAAAATAGATAACTTGGAAAGCGGTGACGTTATCCAACTTTTACAAGAGCATATGCAAGATATGCTTGCGACATCTCCTGCAGAGAGCGTACATGCCCTAGATGTACCGGCTTTAAAGGCACCTTCTATTACGTTTTTTAGCGCAAGAGAATGCGGTCAACTACTCGGTTGCGTCGCCATTAAAGAGCTTTCAACGACCAATGCAGAGATCAAGTCCATGCGCACTCATTCTCATGCGCGTAACAGTGGCGTCGCCTCCACGTTACTTGAGCATGTTTTGGTTGTGGCTAAAAAGAGAGGCTATGAGTCACTGAGTTTAGAGACTGGCTCAATGGCGTTTTTTAAACCAGCACGAAAGCTATACATAAAGTATGGCTTTACACCTTGCGAACCTTTTTCTAATTATCAGTCTGACCCCAATAACACATTTATGTCTATCGATCTTTAA
- a CDS encoding HAD-IA family hydrolase — MKTYLFDWGDTLMIDYPHTSGKMCDWPHVQAVEGAPETLKYLSQRHRIYVATNAAESSEKDIRLAFERVGLAEYITGYFCKANLGVGKRSPEFFLAVLNQLNLPAEQVTMVGDTLENDVLPAQQLGIKAIWFNKEAKPHQCEASITQICKLTELC, encoded by the coding sequence ATGAAAACGTATCTGTTTGATTGGGGTGACACCCTTATGATTGATTATCCGCACACCTCTGGGAAGATGTGCGATTGGCCACATGTACAAGCGGTTGAGGGTGCACCAGAAACATTGAAGTACCTTTCACAACGGCATCGTATATATGTTGCGACCAATGCTGCCGAGTCATCTGAAAAAGATATCCGACTCGCCTTTGAGCGGGTGGGGTTGGCGGAATATATTACTGGTTATTTTTGCAAAGCAAATTTAGGCGTAGGAAAACGATCACCTGAATTCTTCTTAGCGGTACTGAACCAATTAAATCTGCCTGCTGAACAAGTCACGATGGTGGGGGACACCTTAGAAAATGATGTTCTTCCAGCTCAACAATTGGGCATAAAGGCTATTTGGTTCAATAAAGAAGCGAAGCCTCATCAATGTGAAGCTTCGATCACTCAAATTTGCAAACTCACTGAGTTGTGTTGA
- a CDS encoding VF530 family DNA-binding protein, translated as MLEEQQNNPLHGLKLEEMVKELVDFYGWDILDTAMRFNCFHTNPSVASSVKYLRKSEWAREKLEAFYLNRFKRMPRPTEEEREIPPRMRTYAADITPREPMKLTVESILDSQAKAASSYKAKKAAGKNMRR; from the coding sequence ATGTTAGAAGAACAGCAAAATAACCCACTACATGGCCTCAAACTAGAAGAGATGGTTAAAGAACTAGTTGATTTTTATGGATGGGACATATTAGATACGGCGATGCGGTTTAACTGTTTTCATACCAACCCGTCCGTCGCGAGCAGTGTAAAATACCTGCGAAAATCGGAATGGGCGAGAGAGAAGCTAGAGGCATTCTACCTAAATCGATTTAAAAGAATGCCACGACCAACGGAAGAAGAAAGAGAAATACCGCCTCGTATGCGCACCTACGCGGCCGATATAACACCAAGAGAACCGATGAAACTCACTGTCGAATCTATATTGGACTCTCAAGCTAAAGCGGCGTCTTCGTACAAAGCAAAAAAAGCGGCCGGGAAAAATATGCGTCGATAG
- a CDS encoding ATP-binding cassette domain-containing protein, with protein MPASKSAITTHQLSFQLDTGEWLFNDLNLNINEKIAGLVGRNGVGKSVLIALLSGQRIPTKGSVITKGKVGYYSQRPFDLIDSQLTIAEFMGVSKQLSALKSIQQGSSEQRDFDIIAEDWTIEDRMASDLLSLRIPADPSVHCRCLSGGQLALLQLHRLFQSGYEVLLLDEPTNHLDSIGREWLIKCMQQFDGVILLVSHDRALLNQVEAIYQLTRLGVDYFSGNYDDYLQHSRIAEQALNKRIEALKSEQKKLMKQTQTNREKRDQRESKGKQLRKSGSQAKILLDAIKNKAEQCQSAGLRNQRNQMVRNQNKLADLETQQETVKPQALYVQQAQELKKRTLLRVTNCTLDYGSDKEMTFTVSQTERLHLDGPNGSGKSTLLKAIHGKQGHYNGEIKRYAKTVYMDQNFGLLEPTDSVIESLLKHSDGLVEGTARILLAGIGFRRDSVYRNVAHLSGGEKMKLSMLLVSHIADGPLLLLDEPDNHLDIESKQRLAIALNQYKGAFILVSHDAFFIEAVGINKVLTFYNL; from the coding sequence ATGCCTGCAAGTAAATCTGCTATTACGACACACCAATTGTCTTTCCAGCTTGATACCGGGGAATGGTTGTTCAACGATCTCAACCTTAATATTAATGAAAAAATCGCTGGTTTAGTCGGACGCAATGGTGTTGGGAAATCAGTATTGATCGCTCTATTAAGTGGGCAACGTATACCCACAAAGGGAAGTGTTATCACTAAAGGGAAGGTTGGCTATTATTCTCAACGGCCATTTGATTTGATCGATAGTCAACTCACTATCGCCGAGTTTATGGGGGTTTCGAAACAGCTTTCAGCCTTGAAATCGATTCAGCAAGGGAGCAGCGAACAGAGGGATTTTGATATCATCGCAGAAGATTGGACGATAGAAGACAGAATGGCCTCCGATTTGCTGTCGCTTCGGATCCCTGCGGATCCTAGTGTACATTGCCGTTGTTTGAGTGGTGGGCAGTTGGCCTTACTGCAACTGCATCGCCTTTTTCAATCTGGTTATGAAGTATTACTGCTTGACGAACCCACTAACCATCTCGATAGTATTGGACGAGAATGGTTAATCAAGTGTATGCAACAGTTTGACGGCGTCATTTTATTAGTAAGTCACGATAGGGCTTTACTCAATCAGGTGGAGGCTATCTATCAGTTGACTCGCCTCGGCGTCGATTATTTTTCTGGGAATTACGACGATTACCTGCAGCACTCTAGAATTGCAGAGCAAGCACTAAACAAACGGATAGAAGCTCTCAAATCGGAACAGAAAAAATTGATGAAACAAACACAGACAAACAGAGAGAAAAGAGATCAGCGTGAATCGAAAGGCAAACAGTTGAGAAAGTCAGGCAGTCAGGCGAAAATTCTATTAGATGCGATTAAAAACAAAGCGGAACAGTGCCAATCGGCTGGGCTAAGGAATCAACGAAATCAGATGGTTCGAAATCAAAACAAGCTCGCTGATTTGGAAACCCAACAAGAGACGGTCAAACCACAAGCCCTATATGTGCAACAAGCCCAAGAGTTAAAAAAACGCACCTTGCTTAGAGTGACTAACTGCACGCTAGATTACGGTTCAGACAAAGAAATGACCTTTACCGTCTCTCAAACTGAAAGACTCCATCTCGACGGACCGAATGGCAGCGGTAAGTCGACGTTATTGAAAGCGATCCATGGCAAACAGGGTCACTATAACGGTGAAATTAAACGATACGCTAAAACCGTTTACATGGATCAAAATTTTGGATTGTTGGAGCCGACAGACTCGGTAATAGAAAGTCTATTGAAGCACAGCGATGGTTTAGTCGAAGGGACCGCTCGTATTCTTTTAGCGGGTATAGGGTTTAGGCGAGATTCTGTCTACCGCAACGTTGCTCACCTGAGTGGCGGCGAAAAAATGAAACTCTCTATGTTGTTGGTAAGCCATATAGCCGACGGACCACTACTGCTATTAGATGAACCTGATAACCATTTAGATATAGAATCAAAACAACGTTTAGCCATAGCACTAAATCAATATAAAGGAGCTTTCATACTCGTAAGTCACGATGCATTTTTTATTGAAGCTGTTGGGATAAACAAAGTGCTGACTTTCTATAATCTCTAG
- a CDS encoding helix-turn-helix domain-containing protein, producing the protein MSLIYTLDTHLKHPHLKFAVTHGKHCHDFPTHSHDFSELFIVVKGTATHTVADYHYPLSQGDVFVINGQVEHGFSDVDELILINLMFESQSPLFETSALKLLPGYQALFNIEPLARQKADYTAKLNLSLQQYAEVEKLVLAIDEEYRQAPNGFETMLNAQLQQLIIILARFYQGDDIQMNRSTMILSRALVYIEEHYRRDDLKTLQVAAASFVSVRQLERLFRDYLQTSPNQYLKDKRLQFAYESLMGSLELSIQQIADNAGYADSNYFSKCFKLKFGQNPRDYRKSALCLSQQLQ; encoded by the coding sequence ATGAGCTTAATTTACACGCTGGATACACACTTAAAACATCCACATCTGAAATTTGCGGTAACCCACGGAAAGCATTGTCATGATTTCCCTACGCACAGCCACGATTTTTCTGAGCTCTTTATTGTCGTAAAAGGAACGGCGACGCATACGGTGGCTGATTACCATTACCCTCTATCCCAAGGAGACGTGTTCGTAATAAATGGTCAGGTGGAACATGGCTTTAGTGATGTAGATGAGTTGATATTAATTAACCTTATGTTTGAATCCCAGTCACCCCTTTTCGAGACATCTGCACTTAAATTACTTCCGGGTTACCAAGCGTTATTCAATATCGAACCGTTAGCGCGACAAAAAGCCGACTACACAGCCAAGCTTAACCTAAGCCTTCAACAGTACGCTGAGGTAGAAAAACTGGTGCTCGCCATTGATGAAGAGTACCGCCAAGCACCAAACGGATTCGAAACGATGTTGAATGCCCAGCTTCAACAACTTATCATCATTCTCGCCCGCTTCTATCAAGGTGATGACATACAAATGAATCGCTCTACCATGATATTGAGTAGAGCCTTGGTATACATTGAAGAGCATTACCGTCGCGACGACTTAAAGACACTTCAGGTCGCCGCCGCCTCATTTGTAAGCGTTCGCCAGTTAGAACGATTATTTCGCGATTATCTGCAAACATCACCAAACCAATACCTAAAAGATAAACGGTTACAATTTGCGTATGAAAGCTTAATGGGTTCCCTTGAACTCTCGATTCAACAGATAGCCGACAATGCCGGGTACGCTGACAGCAATTATTTTTCTAAGTGTTTTAAGCTCAAATTTGGTCAAAACCCTAGAGATTATAGAAAGTCAGCACTTTGTTTATCCCAACAGCTTCAATAA